A part of Denitratisoma oestradiolicum genomic DNA contains:
- a CDS encoding AEC family transporter, producing MQTALLLLPDFALIALGAWLRRVFHLGDHFWTGLEKLVYFILFPALLFNAITRQTVSLSSAAPLALSGALIMGSGILLGLLARWLFTLPPVQFASLFQCAYRFNSYIALAVAAKINGGAGIAAMGLICGVTVPIANASAVWMLARHGKLGIWRELARNPLILSTVVALIWSSLGLGVAEPLRAFLTRLSDASIALGLMSVGAALRLRGGLSPQARPAAAYLMTVKLLLLPVVALLSNTLLHLSGVDADTTLIFATLPVASSAYILAQRMNGDGAAVAWVISVTTILAMVTIPLWLALAR from the coding sequence ATGCAAACTGCCCTGCTCCTGCTGCCGGATTTTGCCCTGATCGCCCTAGGCGCCTGGCTGCGGCGCGTCTTTCATCTAGGTGACCACTTCTGGACCGGACTGGAAAAACTGGTGTATTTCATCCTGTTTCCGGCCCTGCTGTTCAACGCCATCACCCGCCAGACCGTCAGCCTCTCCAGTGCTGCACCCCTCGCCCTCAGCGGTGCGCTCATCATGGGCAGCGGTATCTTGCTGGGCCTCCTGGCGCGCTGGCTGTTCACCCTGCCCCCGGTACAGTTCGCTTCCCTGTTCCAGTGCGCCTACCGTTTCAATTCCTACATCGCCCTGGCCGTAGCGGCCAAGATCAACGGCGGCGCTGGCATCGCCGCCATGGGACTGATCTGCGGCGTCACCGTGCCCATCGCCAATGCCAGCGCCGTCTGGATGCTGGCCCGCCACGGCAAGCTGGGCATCTGGCGCGAACTGGCGCGCAATCCGTTGATCCTGTCCACCGTCGTCGCCCTGATCTGGAGCAGCCTGGGGCTGGGCGTGGCGGAGCCGCTGCGAGCCTTCCTCACCCGTCTTTCCGACGCCTCCATCGCTCTCGGCCTGATGTCCGTAGGGGCTGCCCTCAGACTGCGTGGTGGCCTCAGCCCCCAGGCCCGGCCCGCGGCAGCCTATCTGATGACGGTCAAGTTGCTGCTGTTGCCCGTCGTGGCCCTGCTCTCCAACACCCTACTCCACCTCTCCGGCGTGGATGCCGACACCACCCTGATCTTCGCCACCCTGCCCGTGGCCAGCTCCGCCTACATCCTCGCCCAGCGCATGAACGGCGACGGCGCCGCCGTGGCCTGGGTGATTTCCGTCACCACCATTCTCGCCATGGTCACCATTCCCCTATGGCTGGCCCTGGCGCGCTGA